Part of the Halalkalibacter krulwichiae genome is shown below.
TTTGATTTTGATTTTTTAATACTTTGTAATCTCTAAGAATCCTAGTTGAATAAAATTGAAGTTTAGATAAAGCGCGTTAAAAGGAGGAAATAATGAATCACATTACAGAATTACAAACAAGGTACTGTGAATCAGATGCATTAGGGCATATTAATAGTGTTAGTTATTTTATATATTTAGAACAAGCTAGAGTTAACTTTATTCTAGATAGTAAAATTATTTCTAATATTAAAGATTGGCCGTTTGTCCTTGCCTCTATACGCTGCGATTTAAAAAGGCAAATTTATATAAACGATTTCCTATTAATAAAATCATTTATATCTGAGATTAATCAAAGTAGTTTTAAGCTGGAACACGAAATTTATAATAAAGATTCACATGAACTACTTGCTGTTGGTTCCGTTGTGATAGTGCACTTCAACTTTGATGAGCAAAAAAGTGTAGTGCTTTCATCCGATATGCGAAAGAAATTAAAGGAATTCAAAAAATAGTTAAGATTACTAATGTAATAGTTTAACTAGTTGTAAAGGTGTGATTATTTTGGCCAAGGAATCTTCCAATGTAACAAGAAGAATGGGCAAGGATACAAAAACAGAAATATTGGATATTGCTTTATCGTTATTTGTTCAAAAAGGATACCATCAAACATCAATGCGAGATATTGCAGAAACTGCTGGATTTACTAAAGGTGGATTGTATTACTACGTAACAAGTAAAGATGATATCTTATATTTTTTACATGATCGATTTATCAAGGAGGGTTTAAGTCGCTTACGTTTGGTTGCTAAAGAGAATTTAAGTCCAGAGCGCAAACTCATTAAGCTTCTAAAAACTCACCTTGAAATTATTCACCTATATAAAAATGACATTACTCTGTTTTTTGAAGCAATTAAATATTTGACACCAGAAAGGTATCACGAAGTGAGAAAAAAGAGGGAAAGTTATGAGAACTTATTTGTGAAAACAATTGAAGAGGGAAGAGAGTTAGGTGTCTTTCAAGTGAAGGATAGTCGAATAACAGTTTTATATATTCTGGGAGCGTGTAATTTTATGCACACCTGGTATGATCCCAATGGTAAAAAATCTATTGAAGAACTATCAGAATTGTTTATAGAGCTCACAATGGAAGGACTTAATAAATAGTAGATTAGAAAGAATAGTAATATTTTATGTAAATACCAAGTATTAATTAAACTGATTAGAAACATACCGGCCACTCGGTATTAATTGGGTAGTAGGCATAAGTGAGGAGGAGTATTATGACAAAAAAATTAGATGAAAATCAATTAGCTTTGAAGGAAAAATTTATAAGGGAGAGAGGATACTGGGCAGAGTTTTGGGATTATTTGCTGGAATTAAATTCAGACTTTTTCAAGGCATATTTAGAATTTTCTTCAGTACCATGGAGACATGGTGTGCTTGAACCAAAGGTAAAAGAACTGATTTATATTGCAATTGATGTTGCTACAACTCACCTTTATGAACCAGGTACAAAAGTTCATATGCAAAATGCAATTAAATACGGAGCAACAAAAGAAGAAATAATGGAAGTTTTTGAGCTAACTAGT
Proteins encoded:
- a CDS encoding acyl-CoA thioesterase — protein: MNHITELQTRYCESDALGHINSVSYFIYLEQARVNFILDSKIISNIKDWPFVLASIRCDLKRQIYINDFLLIKSFISEINQSSFKLEHEIYNKDSHELLAVGSVVIVHFNFDEQKSVVLSSDMRKKLKEFKK
- a CDS encoding TetR/AcrR family transcriptional regulator, whose translation is MAKESSNVTRRMGKDTKTEILDIALSLFVQKGYHQTSMRDIAETAGFTKGGLYYYVTSKDDILYFLHDRFIKEGLSRLRLVAKENLSPERKLIKLLKTHLEIIHLYKNDITLFFEAIKYLTPERYHEVRKKRESYENLFVKTIEEGRELGVFQVKDSRITVLYILGACNFMHTWYDPNGKKSIEELSELFIELTMEGLNK